From a region of the Streptomyces venezuelae genome:
- a CDS encoding ABC transporter ATP-binding protein, giving the protein MTTTTAVPTVKAATDSVVAFENVTKSYGTVRAVDGLSLTLHPGETVALLGPNGAGKSSTLDLLLGLRPADSGTVSLFGTTPREALAAGRVGAMLQSGGLMEEVTVRELVTLGCALHPRPHPVEEVLHRAALTEIADRMVNKLSGGQEQRVRFALATAGENDLIVLDEPTTGMDVTARQAFWATMREQAAQGRTVLFATHYLEEADAIADRVLVLSKGKLLADGTAAEIKARAGARKIAFDLDGDVDEALLRALPGLTAFERTGATVRLQSRDADATVQAVYALGLYPRNLEVAGLGLEQAFIALTEAEEATR; this is encoded by the coding sequence ATGACGACGACGACCGCGGTACCCACCGTGAAGGCCGCCACCGACAGCGTGGTCGCCTTCGAGAACGTGACCAAGAGCTACGGCACGGTCCGGGCGGTGGACGGCCTCTCCCTCACGCTGCACCCGGGCGAGACCGTCGCGCTCCTCGGCCCCAACGGCGCCGGCAAGTCCTCCACCCTCGACCTCCTCCTGGGCCTGCGCCCCGCCGATTCCGGCACCGTCAGCCTCTTCGGCACCACCCCCCGCGAGGCCCTCGCGGCCGGCCGCGTCGGGGCCATGCTCCAGAGCGGTGGCCTGATGGAGGAGGTGACCGTACGCGAACTCGTCACCCTCGGCTGCGCCCTGCACCCGCGGCCGCACCCCGTGGAGGAGGTCCTGCACCGCGCCGCCCTCACCGAGATCGCCGACCGCATGGTCAACAAGCTCTCCGGCGGCCAGGAGCAGCGCGTGCGCTTCGCCCTGGCCACCGCCGGCGAGAACGACCTGATCGTCCTCGACGAGCCGACCACCGGCATGGACGTCACCGCCCGCCAGGCCTTCTGGGCCACCATGCGCGAGCAGGCCGCCCAGGGACGCACCGTCCTCTTCGCCACCCACTACCTGGAAGAGGCCGACGCGATCGCCGACCGGGTGCTGGTGCTCAGCAAGGGCAAGCTCCTCGCCGACGGCACCGCGGCCGAGATCAAGGCCAGGGCGGGCGCCCGGAAGATCGCCTTCGACCTGGACGGCGACGTCGACGAAGCGCTGCTGCGCGCCCTGCCCGGCCTCACCGCCTTCGAACGCACCGGCGCCACCGTGCGCCTGCAGTCGCGCGACGCCGACGCCACGGTCCAGGCCGTCTACGCGCTCGGCCTGTACCCCCGAAACCTGGAGGTCGCCGGCCTCGGCCTGGAACAGGCCTTCATCGCTCTCACCGAGGCCGAGGAGGCCACCCGATGA
- a CDS encoding DUF6113 family protein, with product MSGTARAGRIAGCLGMLVAGALTGAAGWLVVDLWFPGGLLLALLAVFGLFLGGRIALGTGFGVGGAAAGWFLAYVMLSLPRPEGDFLLGSSGIGVYVYLLGGTVLAVMCATVRTPLDRPVSVSRPAK from the coding sequence GTGAGCGGCACGGCCAGGGCCGGACGGATCGCCGGCTGCCTGGGCATGCTGGTCGCCGGAGCGCTGACCGGCGCGGCCGGCTGGCTGGTGGTCGACCTCTGGTTCCCCGGCGGTCTGCTGCTCGCCCTGCTGGCCGTCTTCGGGCTGTTCCTCGGCGGCCGGATCGCCCTCGGGACCGGCTTCGGGGTGGGCGGCGCGGCCGCGGGCTGGTTCCTCGCGTACGTGATGCTCAGCCTTCCGCGCCCTGAGGGAGACTTCCTCCTCGGTTCGTCCGGAATCGGCGTGTACGTCTACCTTTTGGGGGGAACCGTTCTCGCTGTGATGTGTGCCACGGTGCGCACTCCGCTGGATCGGCCGGTTTCCGTCTCCCGGCCTGCCAAGTGA
- a CDS encoding ABC transporter permease, translating to MTQSATAGTLRLVSLEVTRARRNKKYLFFTVLYPAALFLMLGGTLDGTTKVLGTDLTMPAFYMVAMASFGALTAVLVGNSERIAKERESGWVRQLRLTALPGHGYVLAKTASAGVLSLPAIVVVFAVAAGVKGVRFEVWQWLALTGAIWAGSLVFAALGVAIGYLASGDNVRPITMLFYFALSILGGLWMPTANFPQWLQNICEWLPTHAYAGLGQAIELGGAPHLKDVAILAVYFVLFTGAAAWLYRKDSLKA from the coding sequence ATGACGCAGTCCGCCACCGCCGGAACCCTTCGCCTGGTCAGCCTGGAAGTCACCCGGGCCCGCCGCAACAAGAAGTACCTGTTCTTCACCGTCCTCTACCCGGCCGCGCTCTTCCTGATGCTCGGCGGCACCCTCGACGGCACCACGAAGGTCCTCGGCACCGACCTGACGATGCCCGCCTTCTACATGGTCGCGATGGCCTCCTTCGGCGCCCTCACCGCCGTCCTGGTCGGCAACAGCGAGCGCATCGCCAAGGAACGCGAATCGGGCTGGGTCCGCCAGCTGAGGCTGACCGCACTGCCCGGCCACGGCTACGTCCTCGCCAAGACCGCCAGCGCCGGCGTGCTGTCGCTGCCCGCGATCGTCGTCGTCTTCGCCGTGGCCGCCGGCGTCAAGGGCGTGCGCTTCGAGGTCTGGCAGTGGCTCGCCCTGACCGGCGCCATCTGGGCCGGGAGCCTGGTCTTCGCCGCCCTCGGGGTGGCCATCGGCTACCTGGCCAGCGGCGACAACGTCCGCCCGATCACCATGCTGTTCTACTTCGCCCTGTCGATCCTCGGCGGCCTGTGGATGCCCACCGCGAACTTCCCGCAGTGGCTGCAGAACATCTGCGAGTGGCTCCCCACCCACGCCTACGCGGGCCTCGGCCAGGCCATCGAGCTCGGGGGCGCACCCCACCTGAAGGACGTGGCGATCCTCGCCGTCTACTTCGTACTGTTCACCGGTGCGGCCGCCTGGCTGTACCGCAAGGACTCACTGAAGGCATGA
- the mshB gene encoding N-acetyl-1-D-myo-inositol-2-amino-2-deoxy-alpha-D-glucopyranoside deacetylase: MNGLPARRLLLVHAHPDDESINNGVTMAKYAAEGAHVALVTCTLGEEGEVIPPGLAHLAADRDDTLGAHRVGELAAAMAELGVQDHRFLGGPGRFRDSGMMGAPQNHRPEAFWAADVDEAAAYLVEIIRELRPQVLVTYDPDGGYGHPDHIQAHRVAMRAAELAAETAYRRDLGAPHTIGKIYWNRVPRSVVEEGFARLHAAGGEAPFPAVGSPGDVPGVVADERITTEIDAKDTFVAAKAAAMRAHATQIAVDGPFFALSNDLAQPLFTREYYELVAGRPGAPAGEREHDLFAGVDA, translated from the coding sequence ATGAACGGTCTTCCTGCCCGTCGTCTGCTCCTCGTGCACGCGCACCCCGACGACGAGTCGATCAACAACGGCGTCACCATGGCCAAGTACGCGGCCGAGGGCGCCCACGTCGCGCTGGTGACCTGCACCCTCGGCGAGGAGGGTGAGGTCATCCCGCCCGGGCTCGCCCACCTGGCGGCCGACCGCGACGACACGCTCGGCGCCCACCGCGTCGGCGAGCTCGCCGCGGCCATGGCGGAACTGGGCGTCCAGGACCACCGGTTCCTCGGCGGCCCCGGCCGCTTCCGGGACTCCGGGATGATGGGCGCCCCGCAGAACCACCGCCCGGAGGCCTTCTGGGCCGCCGACGTGGACGAGGCCGCCGCGTACCTGGTGGAGATCATCCGGGAGCTGCGGCCGCAGGTGCTCGTCACCTACGACCCGGACGGCGGATACGGGCACCCCGACCACATCCAGGCCCACCGGGTCGCCATGCGCGCCGCCGAACTGGCCGCGGAGACCGCCTACCGGCGCGACCTCGGCGCACCCCACACCATCGGGAAGATCTACTGGAACCGGGTCCCGCGCTCGGTCGTCGAGGAGGGCTTCGCCCGGCTGCACGCCGCCGGGGGAGAGGCGCCCTTCCCCGCGGTGGGCTCGCCCGGGGACGTGCCGGGGGTCGTCGCCGACGAACGGATCACCACCGAGATCGACGCCAAGGACACCTTCGTGGCGGCGAAGGCGGCCGCCATGCGGGCCCACGCCACCCAGATCGCCGTGGACGGCCCCTTCTTCGCCCTCTCCAACGACCTGGCGCAGCCGCTGTTCACCCGTGAGTACTACGAACTGGTCGCGGGCCGGCCGGGCGCCCCGGCGGGCGAACGCGAACACGACCTCTTCGCGGGGGTGGACGCGTGA